From one Rubrobacter xylanophilus genomic stretch:
- the tgt gene encoding tRNA guanosine(34) transglycosylase Tgt, whose protein sequence is MEATCGTARAGVLRTPHGVVETPTFMPVGTKGTVKGLSPRDLAEVGVGIVLGNTYHLYLRPGPEIVREAGGLHGFTGWRGPMLTDSGGYQVFSLAGIRRLSEEGVEFTSVYDGSVHAFTPELAVRVQEALGADVAMVLDECPPAEADRAYHAASLRRTARWAARCKKAHSRPDQALFGIVQGGLYPELREESLQRTLELDFDGYAVGGLSVGEPRERMLEVLSMISPRLPQDRPRYFMGIGDPVGILEVISLGVDMFDCVLPTRLARHGTALTSEGRLNLKNARYRRDLGPLDPECPCEACTGFSRAYLSHLMRENELLGHRLVSLHNVCFVTRLCREARRRILSGTYGEWMRDWISRYTAARSG, encoded by the coding sequence GTGGAGGCAACCTGCGGAACGGCGCGCGCCGGCGTGCTCCGCACGCCCCACGGTGTTGTCGAGACCCCGACCTTCATGCCGGTGGGGACGAAGGGTACGGTGAAGGGGCTCTCGCCGCGGGATCTCGCGGAGGTCGGGGTCGGCATCGTCCTCGGCAACACCTACCACCTCTACCTGCGGCCGGGGCCGGAGATAGTCCGGGAGGCGGGAGGCCTGCACGGCTTCACCGGCTGGAGGGGCCCGATGCTCACTGACTCGGGCGGCTACCAGGTCTTCTCGCTGGCCGGCATCCGGCGCCTCTCCGAGGAGGGGGTGGAGTTCACCTCCGTCTACGACGGTTCGGTGCACGCCTTCACCCCGGAGCTCGCCGTACGGGTTCAGGAGGCCCTGGGCGCGGACGTGGCGATGGTGCTGGACGAGTGCCCACCGGCGGAGGCCGACCGGGCCTACCACGCAGCCTCGCTGCGCCGGACGGCGCGGTGGGCGGCCCGCTGCAAGAAGGCCCACTCCCGGCCAGATCAGGCGCTCTTCGGGATCGTCCAGGGCGGGCTGTATCCGGAGCTGCGGGAGGAGAGCCTCCAGCGGACGCTGGAGCTGGATTTCGACGGGTACGCGGTGGGCGGGCTCTCGGTCGGCGAGCCGCGGGAGCGGATGCTGGAGGTCCTCTCCATGATCTCCCCCCGGCTCCCGCAGGACAGACCCCGGTACTTCATGGGGATCGGGGATCCGGTCGGGATCCTGGAGGTGATCTCGCTCGGCGTCGATATGTTCGATTGCGTCCTGCCCACCCGCCTGGCCCGTCACGGCACCGCCCTCACCTCGGAGGGTCGGCTGAACCTGAAGAACGCCCGCTACCGCCGGGATCTCGGTCCCCTGGACCCCGAATGCCCCTGCGAGGCGTGCACCGGCTTCAGCCGGGCCTACCTCTCGCACCTCATGCGGGAGAACGAGCTGCTCGGCCACCGGCTGGTGAGCCTGCACAACGTCTGCTTCGTCACCCGGCTCTGCCGGGAGGCCCGGCGGAGGATCCTCTCCGGTACCTACGGGGAGTGGATGCGCGACTGGATCTCCCGCTACACCGCCGCTAGAAGCGGGTGA
- the secD gene encoding protein translocase subunit SecD: MNSTRNNLIILGLVLVLIAVSAYLIFIRQPVARATQLGLDLKGGVRVQLEGYQNDGSEVTREEMERAVEIIRQRVDSLGVTEPEIRLQGQNQVLVDLPGISDRDRAVEVIGRTAQLGFYEVLAFEERPGVSEGRVDEAKREIRESLRRDDVYREGKTKILFEESPSPDGRGVYVAGYVVREHPDMTGDAVESANLGRDPAGRLQVEIDLTGRGGDQFFDLTRQIVDGALERGEPGTGRLAIVLDQDVVSAPVVDEPIPGGQVVIQNTSSPTGLPEQEARELEIVLQTGALPVNMRVLSVETIGPTLGTESLRSGLIAALAGFGLVLLFLLAIYRALGVVAGLALLIYAFLLWGLIVAIPITVTLPGIAGIVLSVGVAADANIVIFERIKEEVRRGKTPRTAVQLGYQKGFRAILDGNITTLITAFILFAMASAQVRGFAVLLAIGVVLSMFTAVVVTRALLGLLSSRGIHLSPAMMGVSKKNLAGAR, translated from the coding sequence ATGAACAGCACGCGCAACAACCTCATCATCCTCGGGCTGGTACTGGTGCTCATCGCGGTTTCGGCCTACCTGATCTTCATCCGCCAGCCCGTTGCGCGGGCCACGCAGCTCGGGCTGGACCTCAAGGGCGGGGTACGGGTGCAGCTCGAGGGGTACCAGAACGACGGCAGCGAGGTCACCCGCGAGGAGATGGAGCGGGCGGTGGAGATCATCCGCCAGCGGGTGGACAGCCTGGGGGTGACCGAGCCGGAGATCCGGCTGCAGGGCCAGAACCAGGTGCTGGTGGATCTCCCGGGCATCTCCGACCGCGACCGGGCCGTCGAGGTCATCGGGCGCACGGCCCAGCTCGGGTTCTACGAGGTTCTGGCCTTCGAGGAGCGTCCCGGGGTCTCCGAGGGGCGGGTGGACGAGGCCAAACGGGAGATCCGGGAGAGCCTGCGGCGGGACGACGTGTACAGGGAGGGGAAGACCAAGATCCTCTTCGAGGAGAGCCCGAGCCCGGACGGGCGGGGGGTATACGTCGCGGGGTACGTCGTCCGGGAGCATCCGGACATGACCGGTGATGCGGTCGAGAGTGCCAATCTGGGGCGCGATCCGGCGGGGCGGCTGCAGGTCGAGATAGACCTCACCGGTCGGGGAGGGGACCAGTTCTTCGACCTCACCCGCCAGATAGTGGATGGCGCGCTGGAGCGGGGCGAGCCCGGGACCGGGCGGCTCGCCATCGTGCTCGACCAGGACGTGGTCAGCGCGCCGGTGGTGGACGAACCGATCCCCGGCGGTCAGGTGGTCATCCAGAACACCAGCTCGCCCACGGGGCTGCCCGAGCAGGAGGCCCGGGAGCTCGAGATCGTTTTGCAGACCGGGGCGTTGCCGGTGAACATGCGGGTGCTCTCGGTGGAGACCATCGGGCCCACGCTGGGGACCGAGTCTCTGCGGAGCGGGCTCATCGCTGCCTTGGCGGGGTTCGGGCTCGTGTTGCTCTTTCTCCTCGCCATCTACCGGGCGCTCGGGGTGGTGGCCGGGCTTGCGCTGCTCATCTACGCCTTCCTGTTGTGGGGGCTCATCGTGGCCATTCCCATAACCGTGACCCTGCCGGGGATCGCCGGGATCGTGCTCTCCGTAGGGGTGGCGGCGGATGCGAACATCGTGATCTTCGAGCGGATAAAGGAGGAGGTGCGGCGGGGCAAGACGCCGCGCACCGCGGTGCAGCTGGGCTACCAGAAGGGGTTCCGGGCGATCCTGGACGGCAACATCACCACGCTCATCACCGCCTTCATCCTGTTCGCCATGGCCAGCGCGCAGGTGCGGGGGTTCGCGGTGCTGCTGGCGATCGGCGTGGTGCTCTCCATGTTCACGGCGGTGGTGGTCACCCGTGCGCTGCTGGGGTTGCTCTCCAGCCGGGGCATCCATCTCTCTCCCGCCATGATGGGGGTCTCCAAGAAGAACCTCGCGGGGGCCCGCTAG
- a CDS encoding VLRF1 family aeRF1-type release factor, with amino-acid sequence MLNLEELRRIKDRVGGFVEPVLSVYLNTNPADPENRNKAYLLRLKDALKELGVPKRLAETALRQVEARQRLGRTLVLFASREGETETLLLQTEMPEEILWGEPHLAPLQLVIDEHQPTGVVLVDAKRFRFFITSLGQIEEELGAANVFDTAGWREITISPSSANPQGGMAQDLFERRVEAQTRRFYKELGEEIRDLVAQFGIKRLILAGPEERTAAFAEALPSEVSRLVGGRAHLPTGASEAEVLRRVSELEERLEREEERALLAQARERGVYGMRETLEALAEGRVHVLIVPWPFSGEVAWCDSCSLAVDRAREDGGCPYCGGRTRSRRAADALLDLAESRDAGIEFVRGENAGELREELGGLAGLTRF; translated from the coding sequence ATGCTGAACCTCGAGGAGCTGCGGAGGATAAAGGACCGCGTCGGCGGTTTCGTGGAGCCGGTGCTCTCCGTCTACCTCAACACCAACCCGGCGGATCCCGAGAACCGGAACAAAGCCTACCTCCTGCGTCTCAAGGACGCCCTCAAGGAGCTCGGGGTCCCTAAGAGGCTCGCCGAAACGGCACTACGGCAGGTGGAAGCGCGTCAGCGGCTGGGGCGGACGCTCGTGCTCTTCGCCTCCCGGGAGGGGGAGACGGAGACGCTTCTGCTGCAGACCGAGATGCCGGAGGAGATCCTCTGGGGGGAGCCGCACCTCGCGCCGCTCCAGCTCGTCATCGACGAGCATCAGCCCACGGGTGTGGTGCTCGTGGACGCCAAGAGGTTCCGCTTCTTCATCACCTCGCTCGGGCAGATCGAGGAGGAGCTCGGCGCGGCCAACGTCTTCGACACGGCGGGGTGGCGTGAGATAACCATCTCCCCCTCCTCGGCGAACCCGCAGGGCGGCATGGCGCAGGACCTCTTCGAGCGCCGGGTGGAGGCGCAGACCCGGCGCTTCTACAAGGAGCTGGGCGAGGAGATCCGGGACCTCGTCGCCCAATTCGGGATAAAGCGCCTCATCCTGGCCGGCCCCGAGGAGCGCACGGCGGCCTTCGCCGAGGCGCTCCCCTCCGAAGTGTCCCGGCTGGTGGGCGGTCGGGCGCACCTGCCCACCGGTGCTTCGGAGGCGGAGGTGCTCCGGCGGGTCTCGGAGCTCGAGGAGCGGCTGGAGCGGGAGGAGGAGCGGGCCCTGCTCGCGCAGGCCCGCGAGCGGGGGGTCTACGGCATGCGGGAAACCCTCGAGGCGCTCGCCGAGGGTAGGGTGCACGTGCTCATCGTCCCCTGGCCGTTCTCCGGGGAGGTCGCGTGGTGCGACAGCTGCTCGCTGGCCGTCGACCGGGCGCGGGAGGACGGGGGATGCCCCTACTGCGGGGGGAGGACCCGCTCCCGACGGGCGGCGGATGCACTGCTCGACCTCGCCGAGTCCAGGGACGCCGGGATAGAGTTCGTCCGCGGGGAGAACGCCGGGGAGCTGAGGGAGGAGCTCGGAGGGCTCGCGGGGCTCACCCGCTTCTAG
- a CDS encoding VOC family protein, producing METGRIRNRVDPRTRIGHVHLKVANIERSLRFYRDILGFEVTQWYGEEAVFLSAGGYHHHIGLNTWESRGAPPAPRNAAGLYHFAILYPQRRELARALRWLLEAEYPIDGASDHGVSEAIYLRDPDGNGVELYCDRPEEQWPRDAEGNLAMVTRPLDVEDLLAELGR from the coding sequence ATGGAGACCGGGCGAATTCGGAACCGGGTGGATCCCCGGACCAGGATAGGGCACGTGCACCTGAAGGTTGCCAACATAGAGCGTTCGCTGCGCTTCTACCGGGACATTCTGGGCTTCGAGGTGACGCAGTGGTACGGGGAGGAAGCGGTGTTTCTCTCCGCCGGAGGATATCACCACCACATCGGGCTGAACACGTGGGAGAGCAGAGGCGCTCCGCCCGCGCCCCGCAACGCCGCCGGCCTCTACCACTTCGCCATCCTCTACCCGCAGCGCCGCGAGCTGGCGCGGGCGCTGCGGTGGCTCCTGGAGGCGGAGTACCCCATCGACGGCGCCTCCGACCACGGGGTCTCCGAGGCGATCTACCTGCGCGACCCCGACGGCAACGGGGTGGAGCTCTACTGCGACCGCCCGGAAGAGCAGTGGCCGCGCGACGCGGAGGGGAACCTGGCGATGGTGACCCGGCCGCTCGACGTGGAGGACCTGCTCGCCGAGCTGGGGCGGTGA
- the ilvD gene encoding dihydroxy-acid dehydratase, protein METTNLRRRSRIVFEGRDRAPARSYLLGMGYSREDLEKPIVGVAHSWIETMPCNYNHRRLAEKVKEGIRAAGGTPMELNTIAISDGVTMGTEGMKTSLVSREVIADSIELVGRGHMFDAMVILVGCDKTIPAGAMALARLDVPGLIVYSGSIAPGRFRGRDVTIQDVFEGVGAHAAGKMSDEELRELEEGACPGAGACGGQYTANTMALALQFLGLSPIGSADPPALDGRKEEVCEEAGRLVMRLLERDLKPSDLLSPAAFENAIASVAATGGSTNAVLHFLALAREAGVPLDIDDFDRVSSRTPIIADLKPGGRFTAVDMDRAGGSRLLGARMLEANLIDGSQPTVTGRTIAEEVEDARERPGQEVILSADRPLSESGGLVILKGNLAPEGCVVKVAGYTRRRHEGPARVFDSEEQAMEAVQAGRISEGDVVVIRYEGPRGGPGMREMLGVTAALVGQGLGESVALMTDGRFSGATRGLMVGHVAPEAAHGGPIAALRDGDRVTVDIDGRTLSVDLTDEEIRERLASWREPEPRFKTGVMAKYAALVSSASKGAVTTPDWQRIRAEGT, encoded by the coding sequence ATGGAGACCACGAACCTCAGACGCAGGAGCCGCATCGTATTCGAGGGGCGGGATCGGGCCCCCGCGCGCTCCTACCTGCTGGGTATGGGCTACAGCCGGGAGGACCTCGAGAAACCCATCGTCGGCGTGGCCCACTCCTGGATCGAGACCATGCCCTGCAACTACAACCACCGCCGGCTGGCCGAGAAGGTCAAGGAAGGAATCCGGGCGGCCGGAGGGACCCCGATGGAGCTCAACACCATCGCCATCTCCGACGGCGTCACCATGGGCACCGAGGGGATGAAGACCTCTCTGGTCTCGCGCGAGGTGATCGCCGACTCCATCGAGCTCGTGGGGCGCGGCCACATGTTCGACGCGATGGTGATCCTGGTCGGCTGCGACAAGACCATCCCCGCCGGGGCTATGGCGCTGGCCCGGCTCGACGTCCCCGGCCTGATCGTCTACTCCGGCTCCATAGCCCCGGGGCGCTTCAGGGGCCGCGACGTGACCATCCAGGACGTCTTCGAGGGCGTCGGGGCCCACGCCGCGGGCAAGATGAGCGACGAGGAGCTGCGGGAGCTGGAGGAGGGGGCCTGCCCGGGCGCCGGGGCCTGCGGCGGCCAGTACACCGCGAACACCATGGCCCTGGCCCTCCAGTTCCTGGGCCTCTCCCCCATCGGCTCCGCCGACCCGCCCGCCCTGGACGGCCGCAAGGAGGAGGTCTGCGAGGAGGCAGGCCGGCTGGTGATGCGCCTGCTGGAGCGGGACCTCAAGCCCTCCGACCTCCTCAGCCCCGCGGCCTTCGAGAACGCCATAGCCTCCGTGGCCGCCACCGGCGGTTCCACCAACGCGGTGCTCCACTTCCTCGCTTTGGCCCGGGAGGCGGGCGTCCCGCTGGATATAGACGACTTCGACCGGGTCAGCTCCCGCACCCCCATCATCGCCGACCTCAAGCCCGGCGGCCGCTTCACGGCGGTGGACATGGACCGCGCCGGCGGCTCCCGGCTGCTGGGTGCCCGGATGCTCGAGGCGAACCTCATAGACGGCTCCCAGCCCACCGTCACCGGGCGTACCATCGCCGAGGAGGTGGAGGACGCCCGGGAGCGTCCGGGGCAGGAGGTGATCCTCTCCGCCGACCGTCCCTTGAGCGAGAGCGGCGGCTTGGTGATCCTCAAGGGCAACCTGGCCCCCGAGGGCTGCGTGGTGAAGGTCGCCGGATACACCCGCCGCCGCCACGAGGGTCCGGCCCGGGTCTTCGACTCCGAGGAGCAGGCGATGGAGGCGGTCCAGGCCGGCAGGATCTCGGAGGGAGACGTGGTGGTGATCCGCTACGAAGGCCCGCGCGGCGGCCCCGGGATGCGGGAGATGCTCGGGGTGACCGCCGCGCTGGTGGGGCAGGGGCTCGGCGAGAGCGTGGCGCTCATGACCGACGGGCGCTTCTCGGGAGCCACCCGGGGCCTGATGGTGGGCCACGTGGCCCCGGAGGCCGCCCACGGCGGCCCGATAGCCGCCCTGCGCGACGGGGACAGGGTCACGGTGGACATCGACGGCCGGACCCTGAGCGTGGACCTGACCGATGAGGAGATCCGGGAGCGCCTGGCCAGCTGGCGAGAGCCCGAGCCGCGCTTCAAGACCGGAGTCATGGCCAAGTACGCGGCTCTCGTCTCCTCCGCCTCCAAAGGGGCGGTAACCACCCCGGACTGGCAGCGCATCAGGGCGGAAGGTACTTGA
- the queA gene encoding tRNA preQ1(34) S-adenosylmethionine ribosyltransferase-isomerase QueA, with product MRTDELDYELPQELIAQRPAEPRDASRLMVVDVPSRKISHHVFRELPGFLHPGDVLVLNETKVIPARLFASRPGGGEVELLFLGERGGVWEALARPSRRLRPGMRLFAGEGEPLEVVKELGEGRWLVRGRDVAGLLGRAGRMPLPPYIEPTPEAEASYQTVYARTPGSAAAPTAGFHFTERVLRGVEESGARIARVVLHVGLGTFAPVRVERLEDHRMHREYYAVPEETARAVEEAERVVAVGTTVVRTLESWARSGVREGESDLFIYPGYEWRAVDALITNFHLPRSTLLALVMSFAGKELVREAYEVAVSERYRFYSFGDAMLLVGGGRSLR from the coding sequence ATGCGAACGGACGAGCTGGACTACGAGCTGCCACAGGAGCTCATCGCCCAGCGTCCCGCAGAGCCCCGGGACGCCTCGCGGCTGATGGTGGTCGACGTGCCCTCCCGGAAGATCTCGCACCACGTCTTCCGGGAGCTGCCGGGCTTCCTGCATCCGGGGGACGTGCTGGTGCTGAACGAGACGAAGGTGATCCCGGCCCGCCTCTTCGCCTCCCGTCCCGGTGGCGGGGAGGTGGAGCTGTTGTTCCTCGGCGAGCGGGGCGGGGTGTGGGAGGCCCTGGCCCGCCCGAGCCGGAGGTTGCGGCCCGGGATGAGGCTCTTCGCCGGGGAGGGGGAGCCGCTCGAGGTCGTGAAGGAGCTCGGGGAGGGGCGCTGGCTCGTGCGCGGGCGCGACGTCGCCGGGCTGCTGGGGCGGGCCGGGAGGATGCCGCTGCCTCCCTACATCGAGCCCACCCCGGAGGCCGAGGCCTCCTACCAGACGGTCTACGCCCGCACGCCGGGCTCCGCCGCGGCCCCGACCGCCGGATTCCACTTCACCGAGCGGGTTCTGCGCGGGGTGGAGGAGTCCGGGGCCCGCATAGCCCGGGTCGTCCTCCACGTGGGCCTCGGCACCTTCGCCCCCGTGCGGGTCGAGCGGCTGGAGGACCACCGGATGCACCGGGAGTACTACGCGGTGCCCGAAGAGACCGCCCGGGCGGTGGAGGAGGCCGAAAGGGTCGTCGCCGTCGGGACGACGGTGGTCCGCACGCTGGAGAGCTGGGCGCGCAGCGGGGTGCGGGAGGGGGAGTCCGACCTCTTCATCTACCCCGGCTACGAGTGGCGGGCGGTGGACGCCCTGATCACGAACTTCCACCTCCCGCGCTCCACGCTGCTGGCGCTGGTGATGAGCTTCGCCGGCAAGGAGCTGGTGCGCGAGGCGTACGAGGTGGCGGTGAGCGAGCGCTACCGCTTCTACTCGTTCGGGGACGCGATGCTGCTGGTGGGGGGTGGGAGGAGCCTGCGGTAG
- a CDS encoding Crp/Fnr family transcriptional regulator, translated as MRSGRWEERARRLSLVDVLEPLPREEIERLNWRLAAFRLDRGELCFAPGDPADRLFLLHEGRVRLYKIIGGREFTLAVVGPGTIFGETSLTESSRQGAYAEALEPAEVSVIGKEEMRRLIREHPEVGIRLVELLSRRLRDREERLAEMASRGVTERLAALLARLAEQEGVVTQEGYRIPFRYTHRQLGSMIGANREAVTKALGRLQKSGAVAVSDRRLVVRDPELLRKLAGHVSPDT; from the coding sequence TTGCGTTCTGGGCGCTGGGAAGAGCGGGCCCGCAGGCTCTCCCTCGTGGACGTTCTGGAGCCGCTACCGAGGGAGGAGATAGAGCGGCTCAACTGGCGTCTGGCGGCCTTTCGGCTGGACCGGGGGGAGTTGTGTTTCGCGCCCGGCGATCCGGCGGACAGGCTGTTTCTCTTGCACGAGGGGAGGGTACGGCTCTACAAGATCATCGGTGGGCGGGAGTTCACCCTGGCGGTGGTGGGTCCCGGAACGATCTTCGGGGAGACGTCGCTCACCGAGAGCAGTCGGCAGGGTGCGTATGCGGAGGCGCTGGAGCCGGCGGAGGTCTCGGTGATCGGCAAGGAGGAGATGCGGCGCCTCATAAGGGAGCACCCGGAGGTGGGGATCCGGCTCGTGGAGCTGCTCAGCCGGCGGCTGCGCGACCGGGAGGAACGGCTGGCCGAGATGGCCTCTCGGGGCGTCACCGAGCGGCTCGCGGCGCTGCTTGCGCGCCTCGCCGAGCAGGAGGGGGTCGTCACCCAGGAGGGGTACAGGATCCCCTTCCGCTACACCCACCGCCAGCTGGGCTCCATGATCGGGGCCAACCGAGAGGCGGTGACCAAGGCCCTCGGGAGGCTGCAGAAGAGCGGGGCGGTCGCCGTCTCTGACAGGAGGCTCGTAGTGCGGGACCCGGAGCTGCTGAGGAAGCTCGCAGGACATGTGTCTCCGGATACGTGA
- the secF gene encoding protein translocase subunit SecF, with translation MFARVDFVRRWRLWFAISGILLAAGILAIALGRLEFGIDFQGGVQFTATDASRQLDEGELRDRLPSFVEREAVIQRLGDSGYEVRTPVLDRQQTNRVQRSMQEALGAEVSVTSVSPSFGEQVRDQALQAVAAALLIIVFFITIRYEFAFALAAMAALVHDILMTVGFYAIVGREVNLVTVVAVLTVLGYSLYDTVIIFDRIRENSPSVGYNRRRFDEVINTSIRQVIRRSIYTSVSTLIPVTALLIFGRSTLADFAFALLVGIAAGTYSSIFIASPVLSLYKAWRAGKLGSATRAA, from the coding sequence GTGTTCGCCCGGGTGGACTTCGTCCGGCGCTGGAGGCTCTGGTTCGCCATCTCCGGGATCCTGCTCGCGGCGGGCATCCTGGCCATCGCGCTGGGGCGCCTGGAGTTCGGCATAGACTTCCAGGGCGGGGTGCAGTTCACCGCGACCGACGCCTCCCGGCAGCTGGACGAGGGGGAACTGCGCGACCGGCTGCCCTCCTTCGTGGAGCGGGAGGCCGTGATCCAGCGGCTCGGCGATAGCGGCTACGAGGTACGCACGCCCGTGCTCGACCGACAGCAGACCAACCGGGTGCAGCGGTCCATGCAGGAAGCGCTCGGGGCCGAGGTCAGCGTCACCAGCGTGAGCCCCAGCTTCGGTGAGCAGGTTCGCGACCAGGCGCTCCAGGCGGTCGCGGCCGCGCTCCTGATCATCGTTTTCTTCATCACCATCCGCTACGAGTTCGCCTTCGCGCTGGCGGCGATGGCGGCGCTGGTGCACGACATCCTGATGACCGTGGGTTTCTATGCCATCGTGGGGCGGGAGGTCAATTTGGTGACCGTGGTCGCGGTCTTGACCGTGCTGGGTTACTCGCTCTACGACACCGTCATCATCTTCGACAGGATTCGGGAGAACTCCCCGAGCGTCGGCTACAACCGACGGCGCTTCGACGAGGTCATCAACACCTCCATCCGGCAGGTCATCCGGCGTTCGATCTACACCTCGGTCTCGACCCTCATCCCGGTAACGGCCCTCCTGATCTTCGGCCGCTCCACGCTGGCGGATTTCGCCTTCGCGTTGCTGGTCGGGATTGCGGCGGGGACCTACAGCTCCATCTTCATAGCCTCACCGGTCCTCTCGCTGTACAAGGCGTGGCGGGCGGGGAAGCTGGGATCTGCGACGCGCGCGGCCTAG
- a CDS encoding DUF2905 domain-containing protein, translating into MGLEGIGRLLIGAALVLFVLGVLFLLLGRFGLDRLPGDIVVRRGNFTLYFPIGLMILLSILGTIILNLLFRR; encoded by the coding sequence GTGGGACTCGAGGGTATAGGCAGGCTTCTCATCGGGGCGGCGCTGGTTTTGTTCGTCCTCGGGGTGCTCTTCTTGCTCCTCGGGAGGTTCGGGCTCGACCGGCTGCCGGGGGACATCGTCGTCCGCCGGGGAAACTTCACGCTGTACTTCCCGATCGGGCTAATGATCCTGCTCTCCATCCTGGGCACCATAATCCTGAACCTCCTTTTCCGGCGTTAG
- a CDS encoding phasin family protein: protein MRGTIGEALERLILLQIGAAAATRDKVEEIVERLVEQGRVEREEGRTLVDQVLRRARERSSGARSLVDSSMQQGLRSAGLPTREDYEDLLFRVEQLEHRVRMLEGRSSEPPSAGGPEGVTGPGGEPPREGPETPPGL from the coding sequence ATGCGCGGAACGATCGGCGAGGCGCTGGAGCGCCTCATCCTGCTGCAGATAGGGGCTGCTGCGGCGACTCGGGACAAGGTGGAGGAGATCGTGGAGCGCCTGGTCGAGCAGGGGCGGGTCGAACGCGAGGAGGGCCGCACGCTGGTGGACCAGGTGCTCCGGCGCGCCCGGGAGCGCTCTTCCGGCGCCCGCTCGCTCGTGGACTCTTCGATGCAGCAGGGGCTCAGGAGCGCGGGGCTCCCAACCCGGGAGGATTACGAGGACCTGCTCTTCCGGGTCGAGCAGCTCGAGCACCGGGTGCGGATGCTGGAGGGGCGTTCATCGGAGCCTCCGTCGGCCGGAGGACCAGAGGGCGTGACCGGTCCCGGCGGTGAGCCGCCGCGGGAGGGGCCTGAGACCCCGCCCGGGCTCTAG
- a CDS encoding metallophosphoesterase, which yields MRERVEEVVAASGTRGDIERVRRLLGAARERHEADAVVLIGDLSLRGEAEEYAGILRVLGEANIPAFYVPGPGDAPFGRYLREVYNAEVVFPFLHGVHGSFAFGPGYVLFAGMGGEVVDGARPEREEESGLRYPGWEVEYRLKVLHELRDYQRVFLFGTPPAHKGFGEGGSQTLAELVKTHSPRVVFAGGEDFACEELGSSLVVSPGALSEGRYAVVRITGREARAHEL from the coding sequence ATGCGGGAGAGGGTCGAAGAAGTGGTTGCCGCCTCTGGGACAAGGGGCGATATCGAGCGGGTTAGGAGGCTGCTCGGGGCTGCGAGGGAGCGTCACGAGGCGGATGCGGTGGTGCTCATCGGAGATCTCAGCCTCCGTGGGGAGGCGGAGGAGTACGCCGGGATTTTACGGGTACTTGGGGAGGCCAACATACCTGCCTTCTACGTACCGGGGCCGGGGGATGCTCCCTTCGGGCGGTATCTCAGGGAGGTCTACAACGCGGAGGTGGTCTTCCCGTTCCTGCACGGGGTGCACGGGAGCTTCGCCTTCGGGCCCGGGTATGTGCTGTTCGCCGGGATGGGTGGTGAAGTTGTGGACGGGGCGCGGCCGGAACGGGAGGAGGAGAGCGGGCTGCGCTATCCCGGGTGGGAGGTGGAGTACCGGCTCAAGGTGCTCCACGAGCTCAGGGACTACCAGCGGGTGTTTCTGTTCGGGACGCCGCCGGCGCACAAGGGCTTCGGTGAGGGTGGCAGCCAGACGCTTGCCGAGCTCGTCAAGACCCATTCGCCGCGGGTGGTGTTCGCGGGTGGGGAGGATTTCGCGTGTGAGGAGCTCGGCAGCTCGCTCGTGGTCTCGCCCGGGGCGCTCTCTGAGGGGCGGTATGCCGTGGTTCGGATCACGGGGAGGGAAGCCCGGGCGCACGAGCTGTAG